The DNA window CGTTGAATTGTCATGAGAGATCATCCCTAAATCGCGCGAACTACGGAGCGTAGAGTTGGCGAATCCCCTTGCAGACGAGCAGGATTTCTTGCCCCAATGCAATCAATGGTACCGGGCGGCTATGATGCGTCAATGTTGCTGCTTGCCGATATCGCGTGATGAAGAGCTGTGAATTGTGGCAGGCGTTGAATGGCGGTCGGCAACGCGGTGTGCGTGCAGGCAGCGAACCCGCAGAGCAAAGGTGCCGCAATCGAGGGGCGGACCGACCGATTACAGACAGGCGTCAGGCAAAAACGGTCGAGACGGCGGTTGAAATAATGGCAGCGACCGGACTCGAACCGGTGACCCGAGGCTTATGAATCCTCTGCTCTACCAACTGAGCTACGCTGCCGAGCGGGGCGGAGAATGTACCAATTCTACGCGGGCTGACAAGTGACGGGAAAGAAACGCCGAATGCTGAATGCCGAATACTGAATCCAGACCTGCCTTCATTCATCCTTCCGCATTCATCCTTCCGCATTTCCCTTCAGATCGGCTTGGACCAGTCCGGCGGCAGGATCAGCACCGGGATCTTGGTGTTCTTCAGCAGTTCCACGGGCACGTTTCCGGCCAGCAGGCGGGCGAAGACGTTTTTGCCGGTCAACCCCAGCACGATCATGGTGGCTTCGCGCTCCAGCGCGGTGTTCAGAATCGCCCGGGCGATGTCGTCGCTGAACATCAGCAAGTCCTGAACCTGCAACCCCTTGGCGTGCAGCTCTTCCCGCATGAAGCGGATCGCCTGTTCCCCCTCGGCCTGCTCCTGTTCGCGCATCTGTCCGCCACTGGGGCGCGATACGTGGACGACCAGTACTTCGGCATTGAGCCGTTTGGCCAGGTCGCCCACCGAGTCGATCACTCGTTGGGCGGCGTAGGGGCTTGAGATCGCGATCAAGATTCGGCTCATCGTTCAATACCTGTGTCGGTCGGGCGCTCGCCCCGAGTCGCCCCCTTCACATCCTTCTACGGCAGCATCATGCCAATCCTGCGTCCAACATCAATGACCGGAGTACCCGCAATGCGTTACCGCGATGACTGAGGGCGTGTTTCTGGTCTGACGGCAGCTCGGCCGTCGTCAGGCCAAGCCCGGGGACCAGGAACAGGGGATCATATCCGAATCCGTTCGTCCCGCGCGGGCTGCGGAGAATCGTTCCCTCCACCGTCCCGCGCGCCGACAGCACAATTTTGCCGGACGGATCGGACAACGCCAGCTCGCACACGAATCGCCCGGTCCGGCGATCGTCGGGGACGGCGTCGAGCTGACGCAACAGCAGGGCGTTGTTGTCGGCGTCGCCTTTGCCGGCCTTGTTCATCTCGGCCCAGCGGGCGCTGTGAACGCCGGGCTTGCCGCCCAGCGCATCGACTTCAAGCCCGCTGTCGTCGGCCAAGGCCCAGGTGTCGAATTGCCGGGCGTAGTCGGATGCCTTGAGGCAGGCATTGTCGTGAAAGGTTTCGCCGGTTTCATCGACCGCGATTGCGTTCGGATGGCTCGACAGGTCGTCCCAGGTCAGGCTTTCGCTCGCGAGCATCTGCCGGAACTCTTTGACCTTATGTGCGTTGCCGGTGGCGATGAGGATGCGTTTGGGAGGCGACATGACGGGGCAAGAATAAGGATGAAGTCCGAAAGCGGAAGGACGAAAAGGGAACGATTTCGCGTTCGCTTCGATCCGTGCCTGCCCGTGCTGCGGTCTACTTTCTGTTCGGGCCGGTGGGGTTGACCATGGATGGTCCCTGCGTCCGGCCCCAGCCGCCCACCCGATCGGTCGTGACGGGGGTTGTTGACTGCATGTTTTCGAACCGGCCATTTCCCTTGGCTCGGGGGATTTCGACCAGGAACGACGGGTCCTGGTACTCCTTATTGTTCTCTCCGCGTTTCACCCCGATCTCGTAGTTCACCGCGTGCGCCGGGAACCGTTGCATCATGCGAAGCATGTCGGAGTTCTGGATTTCGAGCTTCGGCGCGACCGAGACCGCCTGCTTGCCGTCGATCCGCCGGGCTTCCAGGTCTTCCGAGATCGGAATGCTGGAGACGACCAGTGGCGTGCCGGCGGTGCTGTGGGCCACGTCCTTCATCTCGTCGGTGCGGTTTTGTTCCTTCACCGCGTCGTAGGTCCACTTGCCGACCGTCACCGAGCTGACCGAGTCACCGTGGAAGTAGTAGGCTTCGACGCCCTTGGCCCGCAGATCGGCGACGGCCTGGACGGCGGCTTCCTTGCGAAGCTGATGCCCGCGGAACGCCATGATCTGCAACGACCAGAACGCCCGCTTGGGGTCCACCGGGTTTTTCTCGCGGTCGACGTTGAAGAGGTTCCATTCCGGCGGGGCGGTGGGATCGGGGGCGTCGAGGGCGACGAAAAGGCTGCGCTCGAAAGGCTTGCTGCCGTCCCGTGACTTGCGTTCCCGCACGAATTGCATGTCGCCGTGGGCCCGCTGCACTTCGGCGGCGTTGTCTTTGTCGCCGGGCTCGACGGATTTGTAGTAACCGAAGTAGAGGTTGCTCGCGTCCTGGCCGTGGATAACGTACCAGTCGGACCGGCCGCTGGTGGTGTTGAGCCGGTCGCGAAGGGCCTGGGCGTCCACGACGTGGGTCGGTCCAACGACGGCATAGCAGAAGACGGTCCAGCGGGCACCGGGCGGGATATTGGGAATGGTCTGGACGACGGGCTGCGCCTGCCCGCCCGAGGCCGACTTGGCGCCGGCCGGTGTCGCCGCGCCCTGGGCCGCCGCGCCGACCGGCGCGTTGCTGGGCATAAGCGGCTGTTTTGTGAGTTGAGCGGTCGCCCCCGCGTCCGGCTGGGCGGCCTGCTTGGCCGTCTCGTTGCACCCGAGGATCTGCCCCAGAAGCAGTACGGTCGCCATCATGAAAATGGACGGACCGGCGAGTTGCGATGCGGATGAGCGGCGGGCAGTTGGCATGGGGAACAACTCCAACGGACGTTCGGACAAGAGGACGTTTTGGCGTCCCAGCGGCGACCCGGCAGTCTACCAGAACAACCCGATCCGCCGAAGGATAAGTTGTCACGTCCGATAGGTGTTCCCCGGTGCTGAGGCATGTTGTCATGCGGGTGGGCCACGCGCCCAATCCTCTCGGTTAGGGGTGCTCCTTAGCCCCGTCTTGCTGGTCGCAATTGCTCGCGTTGCCGATTTGTCTGCTTTACCCAACACGCGCCAACCGCCAGAGTAGGTACGGAGCACCGTTGGCGCAATGCAAGGTTTCGCCAGTGGTAACATCCGCCGGACGTGAATCGTTAGGATGCCGAGCCAGACGGGGCAATCGGCCGGGGCGGTCCCGGGCCGGTGTATCGACCCAGCGGAAGTTTCTTTCCCCCGAGCGCAACGATGCTTAGGACGGACGGCACAGGTTCAACCGCGACAGACCCGAGAGGGTCGGCGGGTGGACCGGAGAGCCAAGTCTCGCCGGCGACACCGGTAACACCGTCCGTTGGTACGGATCACTTGGCGGAGGATGCGGCCGAACGATCGCGCGAAGACCTGATTCTGCTCCGCCGGGCTGCCGGTGGGGACGGAAAGGCGTTCGCTGATCTGGTCGAACGCCACGCCAAAAGCATGTATCGACTGGCGTATATGCTTCTGGGAAGCAACGCCGACGCCGAGGACGTCGTCCAGGAAACCTGGACCGGCGTCTATAAAGCGCTCAAGCGGTTCGAAGGACGGTCGAGCGTTCGGACCTGGCTGATGCGGATCCTCTCCACGCAGGTCGCCCTTTGGCGACGCAAAAAGCGGAGCGGGATCAACCGCGTCGGCGATATGAGGCTGGGCGTTCTGTCGCTCGACGATGCCCCAGGTGCCGAGGCCGATGCACTGCCCCGGCCGGAACAGTCGGCCAACCGAAGCAGCGACTGGCAGGCCGACCTGGAAGTGGCGCTGGACAAGCTGAGCCTCGACCATAGGGAAGTCATCGTGCTTCGCGAGGTCGAAGGGTTCAGTTACGATGAGATCGCCGACTCGCTCAAGGTGCCGCGGGGCACGGTCGAATCCCGGCTGCACCGGGCGAGGAGTGAGCTCCGCAAGCATCTGAAGGCGTATGAGCCTTGAGATCGGGTGCAGGCGACGGTGTGAATGGCAAACTGAATGACGAATGACGACATTCGAATGACGAATGAAGTTCCAATGAATCAAGCTCCGGCGTTCGAAATCGGTTGAGGTTTCGGGCGTTAGAGAACAATCGGCCGGTGAGCGGCGTTTGTGTGACGTGCGGCAGGGCTGGAAACGGAAATCTGAGATCTGAGATCTGAGATCGGCGTTTCAAATCGCTCGGTCTCGCCCCCGGCCTTTCCGCCGTCGACTGTGAGAGAAACCATGGCCTGCGAACAACTCCATCTTGTCGGTGCGCTGGTGGACGGCGAATTGCCGGCCGCACAAACCGAGGCCGTGTCGCGCCATGTCGCGGCGTGCCCCGACTGCTCGGCGGAGATGGACGAACTGCGCGCCATGAGCCGTCTGGTGTCGGCCGCCCGCAACAGCAACATCGGCCTGATGCCCGACGACGCAATGGCCCGCCTTCGCACCCACGTGCAGGGCCTGGTCGAATCGGCCGACATCGGGCTGGTCTGGATGGCCCGCGTGTTCAGCGGCGTCGCCGCCAGCGTTTTGATCGCCGGCATCTGGCTGTTGAACCAGCCGGTCGAAAGGCCCGTGACGCAGGCGTCGCTGGTCCGCGACCAGGTGGTGATCACCAACGCGATGGCGGTGCTGTCGCGTGATCCTGCCCCGGCCACCGCCCCCAGCGCCCCCGACGTTCGCTCCCCCGAATCGATCCTGGATGACCTGGCCGGCACGAATCTGTCGTCGGCCGCCCACGTGACGGAGACGGAACTGCCATGAGCCGGCCCGCCCGTGGAAAACTTCTGCTGGTTATGTCCTTCGTGCTGACGCTCTGCGCCGGCATCGTGGTGGGCATGGGCCTCAACAAGCAGGTCATCGGGCAGCCGGTGGTCATCACCCAGGCTGTCGCCACCCAGCCGGCGTCGGCGCCGAACCCGGGATCCTGGTTCGTCAAGGAACTGAATCTGACGTCCGAGCAGAGCGAGCAGATGAAGTCCATCTGGTCGGCGGCAATGGAAGGGACCGGGCGGGTGCTGTTCGACCAGCGTCGCACGCTGTACCACGAGCGCGACAAGGCGATCGAGGCGATCTACACCGACGAGCAGCGGTCCGAGCGCGAACGGCTGAAGAAGGAATACGAATCCAAGCTCGCCGAGAACAGCAAGGAACGCGAAAAGCTCGTGCAGGCGGCGGTCGAGAAGACCAAGGCGATGCTGACCGAGCCGCAGCGAATCAAATACGAACAGATGCTCCGAGACCGTGCCGACCGCGATCGTCATCGCGGCCCGCCCACCCGTTCCAGCACTCAGCCGTCCGAGCGCCCACCCGGCCCACCGCCTTCTTTCGGTCCGCCGGGGTTCCCCGGTCGGCGTGGTGTTGACGACGGCCGAGGTGGCGAGCCGCGCGGCGGTAAGCCGGACGGGGGCCAACCGGAATTGCGGCTCTGAACCGACACAAGGCAACGTCACGACAACTGTAAGAACAGTGCGTCAGCGGCGTTCCGGGCACTTCATTCGTGAAGAATTTTACAACACGATCGATCGAACAACCCTTTCGCGGAGGCAACGCCATGTCGCTGCTCAACTCACGTTTGCTCAAGACAACCCTTCCCGTCCTGGCCGCGGCCGTTTTTGCCGTGCCGGCGATGGGCCAGGCCCAGCCCGCCCAGCCGGGGCAGCCCGGCCAGCCCGGGCAGCGGGGTACCGGCGGCGGCAATGGCGGCGGGACCGACGCCGAGCGTCAGGCCCGCTTCGACCAGTTCCGTCAGCAGATGGACACCCGCATGAAGGAGGTCCTCCGCGCCAGCGACGAGGAATACGCCGTCCTCAAGCCGCGCATCGAGAAGATTCAGTCGCTGCAGCGCGCCAATGACACCCGCCGCTCGGGCTACGGCATGCTGATGAGCGGTGCCTCGAACTGGCGCACCCGCGGCAGCACGCCCGGCGACGGTCAGCGCCAGCCCAATACCACTGAAAATGCCGACCCGAACCAGCAGCGCCGCAGCCCGTTCGGCGACACGCCCACCACGCCGGTGACCGTCAAGACACAGGAGATGCAGGCGGTCCTTGAAGCCAAGGACGCCGGCAACGACACGCTCAAGGCCAAGCTCGCCGAGCTTCGCGCCGCCCGTCAGACGGCCAGGCAGGAGATGACCGCTCTTCAGGAAGAACTGCGTCAGCTCTGCTCGGTCCGCCAGGAATCGGTGCTGGTCATGCTCGGACTGCTGGAGTAGGGTCCGCCTTGGCGGACGCGCCGGTTAAGGCCGCAAGTGCTGAGATGAAAGTGCTGAGTGCTGAGTAAAAGCACCCTTTGCGCCTTCACTCAGCACTCAGCACTTTCATCTCAGCACTCTTTGTCCGAAGGACAAACCTTGCAAGACATTCTGACCACGCTCACACGCCAGTCGCTGCTCGACGAAGACGCCGCGCAAGTCGCGCGGGAGCAACTCGCCGGCGGCGCGTCGCTCGATGACGCCCTCGACGTAGCGATTCATGGTGTCGACGGCGAAGCCAACGGGCAGGGCGTGGCGGCGGAGGAAAAGGTCCTCCGTTACCTCGCCGAGCAGTTCGGCCTGGCCTACGTCGAACTGGAAAACGTCAACCCGCCGCGCGAACTGCTGGCCAAGTTTCCGGCCCGCATCCTGCTCAATCACAAGCTGCTGCCGCTGGAGCAGACGCCCGATGGCGTGATCGTCGCGACCTGCCGGGTCTTCGACTCCGGCCCGCTGGACGAACTGCGCCTCGCGACCGGCCTGGAACTGCGGGCGGCGATCGCGCCGTCGCGCGAAATCGACCGCGCCGCCAAGCGCGTGCTCGGCGTCGGTGCCGACACGCTCCAGTCGATGGGCGCCGATGACGACGACGTCAAGGTCATCGAGACCAACGACGACGACCTCGACCTCAACGCCACCGCGGCGGCGCAGGATTCGTCGATCATCAAGTTCGTCAACCAGATCATGGCCGAGGCGCTGGAAGTGCGGGCGACCGACGTTCACGTCGAGCCGTTCGAAAACCAGCTCCGCATTCGCTACCGCGTGGACGGCGTACTGATCGAAGCGCCCATCCCGTCGAAGATCCGCAAGTATCACGCGGCGATCGTCAGCCGTCTTAAAATCCTGTCGCACTTGGACATCGCCGAGAAGCGCCTGCCGCAGGACGGCCGCATCCGCCTGCGGGTCGCGGGGCGTGAAATCGACCTTCGCGTGTCGGTCATTCCGATGATCCACGGCGAAGCGGTGGTGCTGCGTATCCTCGACCGCGGCGACACGGTGCTGGGCCTGGAAGCACTGGGCATGAGCGCCCGCGACAGCAACATCTGGACGAAAGTCCTCGACCTGCCGCATGGCATCATCCTGGTGACCGGCCCGACCGGCAGCGGCAAGACGACGACGCTGTACGCCGCGTTGTCGAAGATCAACCAGACCGACCTGAAGATCATCACGATCGAAGACCCGGTCGAGTATCAGCTCCGCGGCATCAACCAGATCCAGGTCAACACCAAGGCCAACCTGAGCTTCGGCGCCGGCCTGCGTGCGATCCTGCGTCACGACCCCGACGTCGTGCTGATCGGCGAAATTCGAGACCGCGAGACGGCCGAAATTGCCGTGCAGGCGTCGCTCACCGGCCACCTGGTGTTCAGCACGCTGCACACGAACGACGCTCCTGGTGCCACCTCACGACTGATCGACATGGGCGTCGAGCCTTACCTGGTGGCGAGTTCGGTCGAAATGATCGCAGCCCAGCGCCTGGTTCGACTGATCTGCAAGCACTGCCGCGAAGAGATCCCACAGGACGAAGTCGAGCGCATGACCGAAGGGCTCGACGATGTTCCGCGGGTGCTGTACCGCGGCCGCGGCTGCCGCAACTGTCAGAACACGGGGTATCGCGGCCGGCAGAGCGTTTTTGAAATGATGCCGGTGACGGACGAAATACGAAGCCTGATCCTGACCCGTTCGAGCAGCCGCGTGATCCGCAAAGTGGCGATCGAGCAGGGTATGAAGAGCCTGCGTCAGGACGGCTGGCGGTTGGTTGCCGCGGGCCGCACAACCGTGGACGAGGTGATCCGTATGACGAAGGACGAGAACCAGGCCGTTGGCATGGAGAAGGTGGCGAGTACTGGTGACCGAGTGATCGACTAGCCGTTGGAATGACGAATGACGAGATGCGAATGACGAGTGAAACCTCAATAACGGAAGCTTCAATCGTCGACACGTGCGGGAGTTTATTCATGCGAGTTTGAGACTTGAGTAACTGAGATTCGTCATTCATTCGCCATTCGAGTTTCGACCTTCGTAATTGCCCCTTATTTCCCATGGCCACTTTCGCATACACAGCCATCAGCCGCGACGGGAAGCGTACCGCTGGTACGCTTAGCGCCGACAGCCGCGCCTCGGCGATCACGCAGGTGACGCGGCAGGGGCTGCATCCGCTGAAGATCGACGAAACGCGCAACGGCGCATCGGTGCCGGTCGCGGCACCGGCGAAGCGCGTCACGCCGCCGCCGGGCAAGAAGGGCGCTTCCAAGGACGTCGCCCCGGCCAAAGCGCCGGACGGCAAGGCATCGGCGGATGCTTCGCCGGGCGGCCTGTTCGCTGCCCGCATCAATCCGAATCGCGTCTCGGGAAAACTGGTCGAAGGGTTCACGCGAGAGCTGGCGAACCTGCTGGCCGGCGGTGTGTCGCTGGCGCGGGCGCTCGGACTGCTCAAGCGCGAAGCCTCCAATCCCAACGCAAAGGCGCTCTGGAACGCGATCCACGACGACGTGGTCGGCGGCACCGCGCTCGCCGACTCGATGGCGAAGTACCCCAAGGCGTTTTCAACCGTCTATATCGCGATGGTTCGGGCAGGCGAAGCCGGCGGCTTTCTCGACGTCGTCCTCCAGCAGATCGCCGATTTCCGCACCCGCGAAGCCGACCTCAAGGGCAAGGTCAAAGCCGCGATGGTCTACCCCATCGTGCTGGCCGTGCTTTCGGTGGTCGTCGTCATCTTCCTGCTGAGCTTTTTCATCCCGAAGTTCGCCCCGATCTTCGACCAGTTCGGCGGCAAGCTGCCGACGCTGACGAAAATGATCATCGCCGCGTCCGACCTGGTGAAAGGCTACGGCCCTTACCTGGCGGTCGGCGGGGTGATTGTTGGCGTGATGTACTACCGCTGGATCAAGTCCGATTCGGGCCGCCGACGGGTGGAACTGATCACACTCGCCGTCCCGGTGCTGGGACGTGTTATCGCCCATTTCGCGCTGGTACGGTTCTGCCGCATGCTGGGTACGCTGGTCGGTGCCGGCGTGCCGCTGGTGTCTTCGCTTAAGACCGCCCGCGAGGCGATCGGCAACCAGACCCTCGCCGACACCGTCAGCCATGCGATCGAACAGGTTCAGCGTGGCGAAGCGCTGTCCAAGAGCCTGGCGAACAGCCCGCTGTTTCCCGCGTCGGTGGTCGAGACGATCGCCGTCGCCGAAGAGACCGGAAGGCTCGACAAGGAACTGGTCCGCGTCGCCACCAGTTACGAAGGCGACCTCGACCGCCAGTTGCGCATGCTTGTCGCGATCGCAGAGCCGGTCCTGCTGATCATCATGGCATCGGTGATCGGCCTGGTGGTGGTCGGTATGCTGCTGCCGGTGTTCAATATGTCGGAGTTGATCAAGTAGGGTCCGCCTTGGCGGACCGAAGCCGGAAGTCGAAAGTCAGTCGTCGGAGATTGCTGTAGGGTTCGCCTTGGCGGACCGATTATCGCTCGCAAACACCAGAGGAGAAACCAATGTCAGTGCATAGCCGTACACAAGTTCGTCGCGTTCGTCGTTCCGCGTTTACCCTGATCGAACTGCTGCTCGTGCTGGTCATCCTGGCGGTGCTGGCGGCGATCGTGGTGCCGAAGTTCACCGGCCGTACCGACGACGCCAAGATCGGCGCTGCCAAGACCACGGTGCGCACGATCGAAGGTGCGCTAGACCTGTTCGAACAGGACAACGGCCGCTACCCGACGACCGAAGAAGGCATTCGCGCCCTGATCGAAATGCCGGCGAATGTCACGAATTGGAAGGCCCCGTACTTCAAGGGCGACACCAAGGACCCCTGGGGCAACGAATACGGCTACCGCTACCCCGGTACCGTCAACACCCACGGGCCTGACGTCTTCTCGTTCGGCAAGGACGGCAAGGAAGGCGGCGGCGACGACTTGGGCAACTGGGTGACCGAGACCAAGTAATCCCCGGCGGACCGCTGTTGTAGGGTCCGCCTTGACGGACCGTTGCGCTCGCGTGACGTGTCCGCCGGAGCAGACCCTGCGAATGCACGGATCAAGTGTGCGCCGGTGCGGCCCACGCGTCCGCCAAGGCGGACCCTACGAATGCAAGTCGTCGTCAAGCAATCTCGCCGGGCCTTCACGCTGCTCGAGCTCATCCTCGTGCTGCTGGTGATGGCGATCATGGTCGCGATGGCGATCCCGGCGATGCGGGGCCTGGCGGCGGGGCGCGGGGCGGACGAGTGCGCGGGGCAGATGTTGGCGCTGGCCCACTACGCCCGCTCGCAGGCGATCGCCGAAGGCGTGAACTACCGGCTCAATATCGACCCGACGAACAAGGTGTATTACCTGACCAAGTTCTACAGCGATCCACTCGACGCAAGCGCCGCCCCGGGTTTCTACGAACTGGGCGTCGAGATGGGATCCGTCTTTCGCGCGCCCGCCGACGTGACGCTCGAATGGGACAACGCCTACGCATCGCTGCAGTTGCAGAACGCGGCGGCGACTGGGCAGATTCTGCCGGAGAAGATCGGCAGCGATGTGCCGTTCGTCGAGTTTACGCCGTCGGGCCGTACCGATGCCTGCCTGATCCGCGTCATCGACCGCGACGGCACGGTCACGCAGGTGGTCTGTCCGTCGGCGACGGAAACGATTCGAGTCATTCGGCCGGACGGAAGGATCAGGAGCTGATCATGATGAGGCACGAAGGCATGAAGGCACGCAGGCACAAGGGAGGCGCATCACCGCGCTCCCTTAGTGCCTCCGTGCCTCCGTGCCCCCGTGCCTCCTCCCGCAGTGCCTCCTCCCGCCGTGCCTCTGCTCGTCGAAACCGAGGCTTCACGCTTGTGGAAGTCCTCGCCACCATCCTGATGCTGGCGATCATCGTGCCGGTGGCGATGCAGGCGGTGAGCCTGGCGACTGGCATCTCCGGCGCGGCCCGCCACCGCGCCGAAGCCGCCGCGCTGGCCGAATCGCAACTGGCGTTCCTGATGACCAGCGGCGAGTGGCAGACCGGCACGCTGCAAGGCGACTTCGCGCAGCAGGGCTTTCCGGAGTACCAGTGGTACGCCAGCGTCGGCAACTGGACGGAAGCCAACGTGCAGCAGCTGGACGTGATGGTCCTCTGGACGACGCCCCGGCGGGGCGAGGAATCGGTTGTCGTCTCCACGCTGGTCTACCAGCTGGGAGCCGACGACAGTACCGGTGACGCGGCCGCGACAGGAGCGACGCCGTAGCGACGGCTTTGCCGTCGTGAAGTCAGAAGTCAGAAGTCGGAAAAGAAATGCGACCTGTATCGACCGCAATCTCGCCCGCCTCACACTTCGACTGTTTCGATGCGCCTTGTCCTATTCTGACTCCTGACTTCCGACTCCCGACTTCGGCGCGGCGAAGCCGCGCATTCACCCTTCTGGAACTCCTCGCCGCGATCTCCCTCGTGGCGCTGATCGGTCTTTCGCTTTTTGCCACGCTGCGGATTGCCACCCGAGCGCGGGACAGTTCCGAAGCATTGCTCGAACCGCAGCGGACTGCCGACCTGGCGTTCGAGATGATTCGTCAGGATCTGGAGAATGCCCAGCCGCCGTCGGGCGTGTTGTCGGCGACGTTCACCGGCGGCGACTTCCGCGACGGCCGCGGCCGTGACGGCGACACCGTCCGGTTCTTCACCACCAGCAAAGGCCCGCAGCACGAAAGCGGTGACGGCGACATTCGCCGGGTCGAGTACCTCTGCCTGGCGTCCGACGGCAACGACACCCAGGGCGAGTACATGCTCGTTCGCCGGGTCATTCACAACCTGCTCTCCCCGTTCGAACCGCCGGCCGACGACGAAGTCATCCTGCGCGGCATCGGTGGCTTCGATCTTCAGTTCTGGGACGGTGCCCTTGGCACTTGGGTGCCCACGTGGGAATCGGCCCAGCAGAACAACAGCGTTCCGATGGCGATCCAGGTGTCGATCGACCTCGACCGCACCCAGCTCGTCGACGGCCAGTCGCAGGTCGTCACCCGGCGGTTCGTGCGTGTCGTTCAGCTCCCGTGTGCAATTCCGGCGCAAAACACCAGCGGATTGGGGACGGGACGATGATGACGCAGCGAAGAAGCAAGATCACCACGGAGGCACGGAGACACGGAGGTGTTTCCGGTGCACCACGCTATGCCTGCGATGAGAAGAAGGCTTTTAGCTTTGAATCGCCGTCGGATCCTGTCTCGGCGGTGATCCCTCCGTGTCTCCGTGCCTCCGTGGTGACGTCTTCGTCCCGCCGTCATGGCACGATTCTGGTGATGGTGCTCTGGGGCATGATCGTCCTCACCGGCATCATCCTGGTGTTCGGGCGAACGGTGCAGGTGGAGGCGATTTCGTCGAACAACCGCGTATCGACAATCCAGACGGCCGCTATCCTGCGCGGGGCAGAGCAGTATGTGCTGTCGCTGGTCGAAAATGCCGCCGGCGATCCCACCTACGTCGTCGACGCCAGTTCCGAGGCGATGGCCGTCGGCACGAATCCCGTCGACGGTCGGCCGATGGGCTACTTCTGGATCATCAAGCCCGATACCGGCAACCCCGAGCTGACCGCGTTCGGGCTGGTGGATGAAAGCTCCAAGATCAATCTCAACAACGCCAGCCGGGAGACGCTGATGAAGCTCCCGAAGATGACCGAGGACATCGCCGACTCGATCATCGACTGGCGCGACACCGACGAGAACGTCACCAACCAGGGCGCTGAAAGCTCCTACTACTCCAACCTTCCGCAAGGCTACAACGCCAAGAACGACCGGTTCGAAGCGATCGAAGAGCTGCGACTTGTTCTTCAGCCGCGGCTGAAGGATGCGCGGCTGGTGGACGAGTTCCTCTACGGCTACGACCTCAATCATGACGGCGTCATGAGCGCCCGTGAGACCAGCGCCGGCGGGATGTCGTCGGCATTCAGCTCGGCGACGAACGACGGGCGGGGCATCGCGCCGTTCGTCACCGTTTACAGCGTCGAAGCCAACACCAACACCGGCCGGACCGACGTCAACGGCGACTCGAACCAGCTCCGCGACGCGATGCGGAAGATCTTCCAGCGCACCCGCGCCGACCAGATCGTCCAGCTCGCGACCACCGGCCCGGCCCCGCCGGGCGGTCGGCGGTTCGCCAACGTGTTCGATTTCTGTGGCAAGGGCACGATGTCCCCCCAGGAAGTCCGCCAGGCATACGACAAGCTGCACGCCAACCAGGGCCGCACCGCGACCGGGCGGGTGAACCTGAACACCGCGCCGCGCGAGGTGTTGCTGGCGATGCCCGGGCTTGAGGAACAGGACGTCGATAAGCTACTCAGCGCCCGCAATGCAGAAACCGGCACGTCACTGGCGTGGGTCTACGAGGCGATCGGCCCGCAAAAGGCGGCGGCGATCGGGTCGCTGCTGACCAACAAGAGCTACCA is part of the Humisphaera borealis genome and encodes:
- a CDS encoding type II secretion system protein GspJ is translated as MRPVSTAISPASHFDCFDAPCPILTPDFRLPTSARRSRAFTLLELLAAISLVALIGLSLFATLRIATRARDSSEALLEPQRTADLAFEMIRQDLENAQPPSGVLSATFTGGDFRDGRGRDGDTVRFFTTSKGPQHESGDGDIRRVEYLCLASDGNDTQGEYMLVRRVIHNLLSPFEPPADDEVILRGIGGFDLQFWDGALGTWVPTWESAQQNNSVPMAIQVSIDLDRTQLVDGQSQVVTRRFVRVVQLPCAIPAQNTSGLGTGR
- a CDS encoding type II secretion system minor pseudopilin encodes the protein MVTSSSRRHGTILVMVLWGMIVLTGIILVFGRTVQVEAISSNNRVSTIQTAAILRGAEQYVLSLVENAAGDPTYVVDASSEAMAVGTNPVDGRPMGYFWIIKPDTGNPELTAFGLVDESSKINLNNASRETLMKLPKMTEDIADSIIDWRDTDENVTNQGAESSYYSNLPQGYNAKNDRFEAIEELRLVLQPRLKDARLVDEFLYGYDLNHDGVMSARETSAGGMSSAFSSATNDGRGIAPFVTVYSVEANTNTGRTDVNGDSNQLRDAMRKIFQRTRADQIVQLATTGPAPPGGRRFANVFDFCGKGTMSPQEVRQAYDKLHANQGRTATGRVNLNTAPREVLLAMPGLEEQDVDKLLSARNAETGTSLAWVYEAIGPQKAAAIGSLLTNKSYQYSADIVAMSSNGKSFKRIRIIADARRTPARIVYRKDLSDLGWPLDESIRYSLQQGGVLDTPFGSGGSAF
- a CDS encoding pilus assembly FimT family protein, coding for MQVVVKQSRRAFTLLELILVLLVMAIMVAMAIPAMRGLAAGRGADECAGQMLALAHYARSQAIAEGVNYRLNIDPTNKVYYLTKFYSDPLDASAAPGFYELGVEMGSVFRAPADVTLEWDNAYASLQLQNAAATGQILPEKIGSDVPFVEFTPSGRTDACLIRVIDRDGTVTQVVCPSATETIRVIRPDGRIRS
- a CDS encoding type II secretion system protein — protein: MKARRHKGGASPRSLSASVPPCPRASSRSASSRRASARRNRGFTLVEVLATILMLAIIVPVAMQAVSLATGISGAARHRAEAAALAESQLAFLMTSGEWQTGTLQGDFAQQGFPEYQWYASVGNWTEANVQQLDVMVLWTTPRRGEESVVVSTLVYQLGADDSTGDAAATGATP